The Pyrus communis chromosome 9, drPyrComm1.1, whole genome shotgun sequence genome has a segment encoding these proteins:
- the LOC137746137 gene encoding transcription termination factor MTEF18, mitochondrial-like, producing the protein MTHLQKLRLASVRKWVSLNCCENRVRSPLIPFQPIGYFCNAPTFRTYSTNGASANENSESSDKTSSGKGRNAVRISYSIRKEAEAALLDYLHGTRGLQFTDAENMSKNSPRFLDKLLRQVDIEKEILAKKNNQKDIGRAIARFLRYHPINEFEPFFESLGLNPSEYSPLLPRSLTFLTDDKLLVHNYTVLCDYGIARSKIGKIYKEWTEVFQYDFEVLTSKLKAYEELGLSQSTFGKFIVATPCLLIGDVNVEFVKVLEKLQSFGFKTIWIEGNLSADSSHNWSRMLEVLSLFSEMGCSTEQLGQLIGQHPDILFDGSGERTLSLIGFLLKFGSTKSQLCSIFLQFPQIPVVKFVSNLRQCILFLNEIDMNVAEIGKIVHSHPLLLGSCSLKKTVSLLSNLNAGKKRLCTCIQKNPQVLKNWVLGKRVERIPDSGDDLRSKIQKIKFLLDAGFVDNSDNIKEALKAFRGKGMELQERFDCIVKAGLSPEDVCTMIKISPQILNQTKDIIEEKIDFLVNQLGYPISTLVTFPRYLSYKIERVQLRTLMYNWLKDHGTADPRLNLSTIICCSDKCFVSSYVNRHPSGPQVWEDLKNGIYSKN; encoded by the coding sequence ATGACCCATTTGCAGAAACTCAGATTAGCATCTGTTCGCAAATGGGTTTCGTTGAATTGTTGCGAAAACCGTGTTAGATCACCTCTAATCCCATTTCAGCCAATTGGGTATTTCTGCAATGCCCCAACCTTTAGAACGTACAGTACCAATGGAGCTTCTgcaaatgagaattccgaaagTTCGGATAAAACTTCGAGTGGTAAGGGAAGAAATGCTGTTCGAATTTCTTATTCCATTCGAAAAGAAGCGGAAGCTGCATTGTTGGATTATTTGCATGGTACTAGAGGGTTGCAGTTCACGGATGCAGAGAATATGAGTAAAAACTCGCCTCGCTTTCTCGACAAGCTTCTGAGACAGGTTGATATTGAAAAAGAAATTCTTGCAAAGAAGAATAATCAGAAAGATATTGGGCGGGCAATTGCGCGGTTCTTGCGGTACCATCCTATTAACGAATTTGAGCCTTTCTTTGAGAGCTTGGGTTTGAATCCTTCTGAGTATTCTCCGCTTCTTCCACGCAGTTTGACGTTTTTGACTGATGATAAGTTATTAGTGCACAATTATACTGTACTATGTGATTATGGAATTGCACGCAGTAAGATAGGAAAGATTTACAAGGAATGGACAGAAGTCTTTCAATATGACTTTGAGGTTTTAACATCGAAACTTAAAGCTTATGAAGAACTAGGTCTTAGCCAATCTACTTTTGGTAAGTTTATAGTTGCTACTCCTTGTCTTTTAATTGGGGATGTAAATGTTGAATTTGTTAAGGTTTTGGAAAAATTGCAGAGTTTTGGATTTAAAACCATTTGGATTGAAGGTAATTTGTCAGCAGATAGTTCTCATAATTGGAGCCGGATGCTTGAAGTTCTTAGTTTGTTTAGTGAGATGGGTTGCAGTACCGAACAGTTGGGTCAATTGATTGGTCAGCACCCAGATATTTTGTTTGATGGTTCTGGTGAAAGGACGCTTTCACTAATTGGGTTCTTACTGAAATTTGGATCCACAAAAAGCCAGCTGTGTTCAATATTTCTGCAATTTCCACAGATTCCAGTTGtgaaatttgtttcaaatttaAGACAATGCATTTTGTTCCTGAATGAGATTGACATGAATGTTGCAGAGATTGGGAAGATTGTCCATTCCCACCCCCTGCTTCTCGGTTCTTGTTCTTTGAAAAAAACCGTCAGTTTACTCTCAAACTTGAACGCTGGGAAGAAAAGATTGTGTACATGCATCCAGAAGAACCCACAAGTATTGAAGAATTGGGTTTTGGGTAAAAGAGTTGAGCGAATTCCAGACTCGGGAGACGACCTTAGATCAAAGATACAAAAGATTAAGTTTTTGTTGGATGCAGGATTTGTAGACAACTCAGACAATATTAAAGAAGCACTGAAAGCATTTCGCGGCAAGGGAATGGAGCTTCAGGAAAGATTTGATTGTATTGTTAAAGCTGGTTTAAGTCCAGAGGATGTCTGTACAATGATTAAAATAAGCCCTCAAATTCTTAACCAGACAAAGGATATCATTGAAGAGAAGATTGATTTTCTTGTAAATCAATTGGGTTACCCCATTTCGACTTTGGTGACCTTCCCAAGATATCTTTCCTATAAGATTGAAAGGGTCCAGCTTAGGACATTGATGTACAATTGGCTCAAGGATCATGGAACAGCTGATCCTCGGCTTAACCTTAGCACTATTATTTGTTGCTCAGATAAATGTTTTGTTAGTTCTTATGTAAATCGTCATCCTAGTGGTCCTCAAGTGTGGGAGGATTTGAAGAATGGAATTTATTCCAAGAATTAA
- the LOC137744519 gene encoding probable amidase At4g34880, whose protein sequence is MATTNSRQRLFSLLSFLILILQSKISSGSETPIEESTIDDLQIAFKLKTLTSRQLVQFYLDRIQTLNSHLRGVLEVNPDALSQADSADEQRRKWESNPSARTRALPKLHGIPILLKDNIGTKDKLNTTVGSFALLGSKVPRDVGVVAKLRSSGAVILGKGSLSEWSYIRSFSAPYGWSARGGQGVVRTREGERSLWFGLCERALR, encoded by the coding sequence ATGGCTACCACCAATTCAAGGCAGAGacttttctctctcctctcgtTTCTTATTCTAATTCTTCAATCCAAAATCTCATCTGGGTCCGAAACCCCAATTGAAGAATCCACCATTGACGACCTCCAGATCGCTTTCAAGCTCAAGACTCTGACTTCACGGCAACTGGTTCAGTTCTACCTGGACAGAATCCAAACCCTCAATAGCCACCTTAGAGGGGTCCTGGAGGTGAACCCAGATGCGCTTTCCCAAGCCGATTCCGCCGACGAACAACGCCGGAAATGGGAATCGAACCCATCAGCCAGAACCAGAGCACTGCCGAAGCTGCACGGGATTCCCATTTTGCTCAAGGACAACATTGGCACCAAGGACAAACTTAACACCACCGTCGGCTCCTTTGCGCTGTTGGGTTCCAAAGTTCCGAGGGATGTTGGGGTTGTGGCGAAGCTGAGGAGCTCTGGGGCTGTGATTCTGGGGAAGGGTAGCTTGAGCGAGTGGTCGTATATCCGGTCGTTTTCCGCGCCGTACGGATGGAGTGCCAGAGGCGGCCAGGGTGTGGTGAGAacgagagaaggagagagatcgCTCTGGTTCGGATTATGTGAGAGAGCTCTGAGGTGA
- the LOC137745912 gene encoding transcription termination factor MTEF18, mitochondrial-like, giving the protein MTHLKKFRTASVLKWVSSNFDENHLRSTTPLHPIGYYFFLNVQNPRFYSTKRAPRVTESRENLDKALIGNGKQLKEAQAALLDYLYCTRSLQFGDAENMSKNSPHFLRKLLNCVDNETEVGPSIARFLRYHPINEFEPFFESLGLNPSEYVSYLPRNLMFLTDDGLLLHNYTVLWRYGIARNKIGKMYREAAEVFRYDFEVLESKLQAYEELGITQSALIKFIVASPYLLIGDVNAAFVEVLERLKSSGFETCWIVENLLEEHSYNWSRMLEVLHLFSEMGCSNEQLGQLIGGHADILFEASGETTFSLIGFLLKFGSTMSEIYSVFLRFPEIQVMKFFLNLRKCILVFNEIEMEAADIGKIIRSHPLLLGSCSMKRTNSLLAYLKVGKKRLSRYIQENPEELKNWVLGRRVVPLPNVRGDNAQKTQFLLDIGFVENSDKMKNALKVFRGKGTELKERFDCIVNAGLTSEDVCEMIKVSPQILNQRKDVLEMKIDFLVNHLGYPVSSLVDFPSFLAYRIERVNLRVSMYNWLKGQGTADSKLALGTIIAMSDAKFLRLYVNPHPTGPKVWEDFKSKIYSS; this is encoded by the coding sequence ATGACCCATTTGAAAAAATTCAGAACAGCATCCGTTCTCAAATGGGTTTCTTCCAATTTTGATGAAAACCACCTTAGATCAACAACCCCACTTCACCCAATTGGGTATTACTTTTTCCTCAATGTTCAAAACCCTAGGTTTTACAGCACCAAAAGGGCTCCTCGTGTGACTGAAAGTCGCGAAAACCTGGATAAAGCTTTGATTGGCAATGGAAAACAGTTAAAAGAAGCGCAAGCTGCATTGCTGGATTACTTGTATTGTACTAGAAGCTTACAGTTTGGGGATGCTGAGAATATGAGTAAAAACTCCCCACATTTTCTCAGGAAGCTTCTTAACTGCGTTGATAATGAAACGGAAGTTGGTCCTTCAATTGCCCGCTTCTTGCGTTACCACCCTATCAATGAGTTTGAACCTTTCTTTGAGAGCCTGGGCTTGAATCCTTCCGAGTATGTTTCTTATCTTCCGCGGAATTTGATGTTCTTGACTGATGATGGTTTGTTGCTTCATAATTACACGGTTCTGTGGCGTTATGGAATTGCACGCAATAAGATCGGAAAGATGTATAGAGAAGCAGCAGAAGTCTTTCGATATGATTTTGAGGTTTTGGAATCGAAACTTCAGGCTTATGAAGAACTAGGTATCACCCAATCTGCTTTGATTAAGTTCATTGTTGCTAGTCCTTATCTTTTAATTGGGGATGTGAATGCGGCATTTGTTGAGGtattggaaagattgaagagTTCTGGATTTGAAACCTGTTGGATTGTGGAGAATTTATTGGAAGAACATTCTTATAACTGGAGTCGGATGCTTGAAGTTCTACATTTGTTTAGTGAGATGGGCTGCAGCAATGAGCAATTGGGTCAACTAATTGGTGGGCACGCAGATATTTTATTTGAGGCGTCAGGGGAAacaacattttcattaattgGGTTCTTACTGAAATTTGGATCCACAATGAGCGAGATATATTCAGTGTTTCTACGGTTTCCAGAAATTCAAGTTATGaaatttttcttgaatttgagAAAATGCATTTTGGTCTTTAATGAGATTGAGATGGAGGCTGCAGATATTGGGAAGATTATACGTTCTCATCCCTTGTTACTGGGTTCATGTTCTATGAAAAGAACTAACAGCTTACTTGCTTACTTGAAAGTCGGAAAGAAGCGCCTGTCAAGGTACATACAGGAGAATCcagaagaattaaaaaattggGTTTTGGGTAGAAGAGTTGTGCCACTTCCAAATGTCAGAGGGGACAACGCTCAGAAGACTCAGTTCTTGTTAGACATAGGCTTTGTAGAGAACTCAGACAAAATGAAGAACGCACTAAAGGTATTTCGAGGAAAAGGAACGGAGCTCAAAGAAAGATTCGATTGCATTGTCAATGCTGGTTTGACAAGCGAGGATGTCTGTGAAATGATTAAGGTATCCCCGCAAATACTTAACCAGAGAAAGGATGTGTTAGAAATGAAGATTGATTTTCTTGTAAATCATTTGGGTTATCCTGTATCATCTTTGGTGGACTTTCCGTCTTTTCTTGCCTACAGAATTGAAAGGGTCAATCTTAGGGTATCGATGTACAATTGGCTCAAGGGTCAAGGAACAGCAGACTCTAAGCTTGCCTTGGGCACCATTATTGCAATGTCAGATGCTAAGTTTTTAAGGTTATATGTAAATCCTCATCCTACTGGTCCGAAAGTTTGGGAAGATTTCAAGAGTAAAATTTATTCCTCATAA
- the LOC137745957 gene encoding UBP1-associated protein 2C-like isoform X2, giving the protein MEDVKKRKLEDASGNDNDISRNSEDHFRSLLEPLAKPQLVDLLAKLEHGEIEEGAVIYEKASGKSRGYGFITYKHMESTQCALRAPSKLIDGRLAVCNLAAEGLSGTPATLDLTQRKLYIGGLSPNVTSEMLLHFFGRHGDIEEGSVAYDKDSNESRGFGFVTYRMVEAAKKAIDDPQKTLGGRNIIVKLADSHKGRTVQTQLPPAMVPMALPLAPPGYPQPGKAHAGTTPVGYGYPQTIAAYPDSSYPIPPQPPYPAQSQIPYPYYIGKQ; this is encoded by the exons ATGGAGGACGTAAAGAAGAGAAAGCTCGAAGATGCTTCAGGCAACGATAACGATATCTCAAGAAATTCGGAGGACCACTTTCGCTCCTTGCTCGAACCTCTTGCCAAACCCCAGCTCGTCGATCTCCTCGCTAAACT TGAGCATGGAGAGATTGAGGAAGGGGCTGTCATCTATGAAAAAGCAAGTGGGAAATCGCGTGGCTATGGTTTTATTACTTACAAGCACATGGAGTCTACTCAGTGTGCGCTCAGAGCACCTAGCAAGTTGATTGAT ggtCGCCTTGCTGTTTGTAATCTAGCAGCTGAGGGGTTAAGTGGGACACCTGCTACACTTGATCTTACCCAGAGGAAACTCTACATTGGGGGCTTGTCTCCAAATGTCACAAGTGAGATGCTTCTCCACTTTTTTGGCAGGCATGGTGATATAGAAGAAGGTTCAGTTGCATATGATAAAGATTCAAATGAGTCACG tGGGTTTGGCTTTGTTACATACAGGATGGTGGAGGCTGCAAAGAAGGCCATAGATGATCCACAAAAGACCCTTGGG GGGAGAAATATCATTGTGAAGCTTGCAGATTCACACAAGGGCAGAACAGTACAAACACAGCTACCCCCAGCAATGGTTCCGATGGCCTTACCTCTAGCGCCGCCTGGATATCCGCAGCCTGGAAAAGCACATGCTGGCACCACCCCTGTCGGTTACGGCTATCCTCAAACTATAGCGGCATACCCCGATTCTTCTTACCCAATTCCTCCCCAACCACCATACCCGGCACAGTCACAAATTCCCTACCCATATTACATTGGCAAACAATGA
- the LOC137745957 gene encoding UBP1-associated protein 2C-like isoform X1: MEDVKKRKLEDASGNDNDISRNSEDHFRSLLEPLAKPQLVDLLAKLGSQYPSIAEEIKGVASADPVHRKLFVRGLAWNTSSETLRAAFSEHGEIEEGAVIYEKASGKSRGYGFITYKHMESTQCALRAPSKLIDGRLAVCNLAAEGLSGTPATLDLTQRKLYIGGLSPNVTSEMLLHFFGRHGDIEEGSVAYDKDSNESRGFGFVTYRMVEAAKKAIDDPQKTLGGRNIIVKLADSHKGRTVQTQLPPAMVPMALPLAPPGYPQPGKAHAGTTPVGYGYPQTIAAYPDSSYPIPPQPPYPAQSQIPYPYYIGKQ; the protein is encoded by the exons ATGGAGGACGTAAAGAAGAGAAAGCTCGAAGATGCTTCAGGCAACGATAACGATATCTCAAGAAATTCGGAGGACCACTTTCGCTCCTTGCTCGAACCTCTTGCCAAACCCCAGCTCGTCGATCTCCTCGCTAAACT AGGTTCCCAATATCCTTCAATTGCAGAAGAAATTAAGGGTGTTGCTAGTGCAGATCCTGTTCATAGAAAGCTTTTCGTTCGTGGGTTGGCCTGGAACACCTCTTCCGAAACCTTGCGTGCT GCATTTAGTGAGCATGGAGAGATTGAGGAAGGGGCTGTCATCTATGAAAAAGCAAGTGGGAAATCGCGTGGCTATGGTTTTATTACTTACAAGCACATGGAGTCTACTCAGTGTGCGCTCAGAGCACCTAGCAAGTTGATTGAT ggtCGCCTTGCTGTTTGTAATCTAGCAGCTGAGGGGTTAAGTGGGACACCTGCTACACTTGATCTTACCCAGAGGAAACTCTACATTGGGGGCTTGTCTCCAAATGTCACAAGTGAGATGCTTCTCCACTTTTTTGGCAGGCATGGTGATATAGAAGAAGGTTCAGTTGCATATGATAAAGATTCAAATGAGTCACG tGGGTTTGGCTTTGTTACATACAGGATGGTGGAGGCTGCAAAGAAGGCCATAGATGATCCACAAAAGACCCTTGGG GGGAGAAATATCATTGTGAAGCTTGCAGATTCACACAAGGGCAGAACAGTACAAACACAGCTACCCCCAGCAATGGTTCCGATGGCCTTACCTCTAGCGCCGCCTGGATATCCGCAGCCTGGAAAAGCACATGCTGGCACCACCCCTGTCGGTTACGGCTATCCTCAAACTATAGCGGCATACCCCGATTCTTCTTACCCAATTCCTCCCCAACCACCATACCCGGCACAGTCACAAATTCCCTACCCATATTACATTGGCAAACAATGA